A genome region from Methanobacterium subterraneum includes the following:
- a CDS encoding TIGR00288 family NYN domain-containing protein yields the protein MRSFEKLTSYIPLRKSESGSKNIGLLVDGPNMLRKEFSLNLDLVREIMAEYGNMRVGKVLLNQYASDKLIEAIVNQGFTPIVVAGDTDVYMAVEAMELIYNPNIDVVALMTRDADFLPIINKAKENGKETIVIGAEPGFSAALQNSADDAIVLKAEDHKKYSKDE from the coding sequence ATGCGAAGTTTTGAAAAATTAACTTCTTACATCCCACTTAGAAAGTCAGAATCAGGATCCAAAAATATCGGACTCCTGGTAGATGGCCCTAACATGCTAAGGAAGGAATTCAGCCTTAACTTAGATCTGGTAAGGGAGATAATGGCTGAATACGGTAATATGAGGGTGGGTAAGGTTCTCTTGAACCAGTATGCCTCAGACAAACTCATTGAAGCCATCGTGAACCAGGGATTCACCCCCATTGTGGTGGCTGGAGACACTGATGTTTACATGGCAGTTGAAGCCATGGAACTAATCTACAATCCCAATATTGATGTAGTAGCGCTTATGACTCGTGATGCTGATTTTTTACCCATAATCAATAAGGCTAAAGAGAATGGGAAAGAAACCATAGTAATTGGGGCCGAACCTGGTTTCAGCGCTGCCCTGCAGAACTCAGCAGATGATGCTATCGTTCTGAAGGCAGAAGATCATAAAAAATATTCCAAGGACGAATGA
- a CDS encoding sensor histidine kinase — MENKYWKFSSDCQGFLSQIAFDFLELPLEEDIYHYIGEKIGQMVGGSLVFISTYEIDLNVFRIKSVNGDPQKVQALQENFTNDYLADLAVKWSSLSESARIALSENQLHRVKGGLYSALGGQLSIEECQRIQELLGTGEIYTTGFKWDEQIYGSATIFLDAQEKLEDPEALLTLVNLSSVALKNRTAERALLASEEKFRKLFNNANDAIFLHQLTEDGVSGKFVEVNSVASQILGYTHEELLNMSPRDIEDIKSFNESKRMAGRVKENKITFETTLMSKDGRKIPVEINTHIFTLNQDKLSLSIARDITERKKMEEEIKVSLEEKEMLLREIHHRVKNNLMIISSLLNLQSRYITDKEVLDVFKDSQNRARSMALIHDRLYQSSHLKRINIGDYILTLASDLFRIYAIAQDRVELNFDLEDVMIDINTMIPLGLIVNELLSNCLKHAFPNDRSGRIDIAFQGENEHYQLTVADDGVGFPENLDYRNTKSLGLRLVNILTDQIDGKMELKQDKGTQFTIEFKEKKYVYK, encoded by the coding sequence ATGGAAAACAAATACTGGAAATTCTCATCTGATTGTCAAGGATTTTTATCACAAATTGCCTTTGATTTTTTGGAATTACCCCTGGAAGAGGATATCTACCACTACATTGGAGAGAAAATAGGACAAATGGTTGGTGGGAGTTTGGTGTTCATCTCCACCTATGAAATTGATTTGAATGTGTTCCGTATCAAAAGTGTGAATGGTGATCCACAGAAGGTACAGGCACTTCAGGAAAACTTTACCAATGATTACCTGGCTGATCTGGCTGTTAAATGGAGCTCCCTATCTGAAAGTGCTAGAATAGCACTTTCCGAAAACCAGTTACACCGGGTTAAAGGTGGTCTTTACTCAGCACTGGGAGGTCAGCTATCTATAGAGGAATGTCAACGCATTCAAGAACTACTGGGTACTGGTGAAATATACACCACTGGTTTTAAGTGGGATGAGCAGATCTATGGCAGTGCCACCATATTTCTGGATGCTCAGGAGAAGTTGGAAGATCCGGAAGCCCTTTTAACCCTGGTAAACCTTTCTTCAGTGGCGCTTAAAAACAGAACCGCGGAAAGAGCCTTACTGGCCAGCGAGGAGAAATTCCGTAAACTATTCAACAATGCCAACGATGCTATTTTCCTCCACCAGCTCACAGAAGATGGAGTGTCAGGGAAGTTCGTGGAAGTTAACAGTGTGGCCAGTCAGATACTGGGATACACCCATGAAGAACTCCTTAACATGTCACCCCGTGATATTGAGGATATAAAATCATTTAATGAGTCTAAAAGAATGGCCGGCCGGGTTAAAGAGAACAAAATCACCTTTGAAACTACATTAATGTCCAAGGATGGTCGTAAAATACCAGTGGAGATCAACACTCATATTTTCACCCTTAACCAGGATAAATTATCATTATCCATAGCCCGGGACATAACCGAACGTAAAAAAATGGAAGAAGAGATTAAGGTCTCCCTTGAAGAAAAGGAGATGCTCTTAAGGGAAATTCACCACAGGGTTAAGAACAACCTTATGATCATATCCAGTTTACTCAACCTTCAATCTCGTTATATAACTGATAAAGAGGTTCTTGATGTTTTCAAAGACAGTCAGAACCGTGCCCGGTCCATGGCACTCATTCATGATCGGCTCTACCAGTCAAGCCACCTTAAACGCATTAATATTGGGGATTACATTTTAACTCTGGCCAGTGATCTTTTCCGGATATATGCCATTGCCCAGGATCGTGTTGAGCTTAACTTTGATCTGGAGGATGTGATGATCGATATCAACACCATGATTCCTCTGGGCCTCATTGTGAATGAACTCCTATCAAACTGTCTCAAGCATGCATTTCCCAATGATCGAAGTGGCAGGATAGATATTGCTTTCCAGGGGGAAAATGAACACTACCAGTTAACAGTGGCTGATGATGGTGTGGGGTTTCCTGAGAACCTGGACTACAGAAATACTAAATCATTGGGGTTGCGTTTGGTGAACATACTAACCGATCAGATCGATGGGAAGATGGAACTTAAACAGGATAAAGGAACCCAATTCACCATTGAATTTAAGGAAAAGAAGTACGTATACAAATAA
- a CDS encoding PAS domain S-box protein: MEKKSIGWDDFTSAFIDSSPIPQFIINLEHEIISWNRALEKYTGIKSSEVLGTDKHQTVLYHADKPLMADLLADGDEDGVNKWYPGCEKSEYVENAFAFEEFFPNVGEKGTWLAFTAAEIKDNEGNVIGVLETLEDINQRKKAELNLKKAEKLWEVTFDALPDLISLIDSNHNIMKVNLAMAQALDMKPEELVGKKCFELVHNTDEPPSYCPHEKLLQDCQQHYKDAFVDNFHGEYEISVSPIIVGGQLIGSVHVAHDITQRKKMESALKESEEKFREVFNNANDMVTLNIMHPEGPGKFIEVNQAALDTMGYTREEFLELSPLDILSSEDGKNMPENLNKLHVDGYVNLEMTNITRDGERIPVDVAMHIFQLQGQDVTISVARDVTERRKTEKALMESEKKYRTLFENMMEGFAYCKMLFDDDGQPNDWIYIDVNQAFYQLTGLEDIEGKKVTEAIPGIIEAQPELFEVYGRVTLTGVPETIETYFKPLEIWLNISVFSPKPEHFVAVFENITERKKVELALKKSEEKFRNLFETMAQGVVYQNKDGYITSANPAAQEILGLTMDQMQGRTSTDPRWRSIHEDGSDFPGDTHPAMISLKTGEKIKNVIMGVFNPSNDSYRWININSTPEFKSGDKEPSSVYATLEDITAAKIAEKTLRERNAQMEAILSNMSDAILIMDKDGKFFMSNDAAVDFHRFKTREEFMDKLSDYYELFELCSLEGKPLSTDDWPGVRALNGETIHDYEVILRKTDTGESWIGSYTVSLIYDDNGELEFMVFILRDITERKQAEIALKESEEKYRLLSENSGDVIWLMDFDSQKFTYVSPSVYKLRGYTVEEVLNQSLEEILTPESYQYLVERLPVKVQAFLSGDESVKMQIFRVDQVCKDGGTVPTEVVANMITDDEGNISGLLAVSRDITERVKMEEEIQQSLEEKEMLLKEIHHRVKNNLMIIASLLNLQSRYIKDKEALGIFKESQNRANSMALIHEKLYRSTDLKRINFGEYIRTLANDLFRTYTDSSGRINLNIDVEDVMMDINTSIPLGLMLNELISNALKHGFPEGMEGDINIYFNSRDDQYQLKVGDTGISFPEDVDYRNTDSLGLQLVNNLTKQIDGQIELDTSQGTEFTITFKEVKYGK, from the coding sequence ATGGAAAAAAAGAGCATAGGATGGGATGATTTTACTAGTGCATTTATTGATAGTTCTCCCATCCCTCAATTCATTATTAACCTGGAACACGAGATTATTTCCTGGAACAGGGCCCTGGAAAAATACACTGGAATCAAGTCCAGTGAAGTTTTAGGAACAGATAAACACCAGACAGTATTATACCATGCAGATAAACCCTTGATGGCTGATTTACTCGCTGATGGTGATGAGGATGGTGTTAACAAATGGTATCCTGGCTGTGAAAAATCGGAATATGTGGAAAATGCCTTTGCTTTTGAGGAATTCTTTCCCAATGTGGGTGAAAAAGGTACCTGGCTGGCCTTCACTGCTGCCGAGATCAAAGATAATGAAGGAAATGTTATTGGTGTTCTGGAAACACTGGAAGACATAAACCAACGTAAAAAGGCCGAATTAAACTTAAAAAAGGCTGAAAAATTATGGGAAGTAACATTCGATGCTTTACCTGATTTAATATCCCTCATTGATTCAAACCATAATATAATGAAAGTTAATTTGGCAATGGCCCAGGCCCTTGACATGAAACCGGAGGAACTAGTTGGTAAAAAATGTTTTGAACTGGTTCATAATACTGATGAGCCACCGTCCTACTGCCCCCACGAGAAACTGCTCCAGGATTGCCAGCAACATTATAAGGATGCTTTTGTGGATAATTTCCACGGAGAATATGAAATTTCTGTATCACCCATAATTGTTGGCGGTCAGTTAATAGGCAGTGTACATGTGGCCCACGACATTACCCAACGTAAGAAGATGGAATCAGCTCTGAAGGAAAGTGAAGAGAAATTCCGGGAAGTATTCAACAATGCCAATGATATGGTTACACTAAACATTATGCACCCAGAGGGACCTGGTAAATTCATTGAAGTAAACCAGGCTGCCCTGGACACAATGGGCTACACCCGTGAAGAATTTTTAGAACTATCCCCCCTGGACATATTATCCTCTGAAGATGGGAAAAATATGCCTGAAAATTTGAATAAGCTCCATGTAGATGGTTACGTTAATCTGGAAATGACCAACATCACCCGGGATGGTGAGAGAATACCGGTGGATGTGGCCATGCATATATTCCAGCTACAGGGACAGGATGTTACTATCTCAGTAGCCAGGGATGTCACTGAACGCAGGAAAACGGAAAAGGCCCTGATGGAAAGTGAGAAGAAATACAGAACCCTCTTTGAAAATATGATGGAAGGCTTTGCATATTGCAAGATGTTATTTGATGATGATGGCCAGCCCAATGATTGGATATACATCGATGTTAACCAGGCCTTTTACCAACTCACTGGATTAGAGGACATAGAAGGAAAAAAAGTTACAGAAGCCATTCCAGGAATTATAGAAGCACAACCGGAACTATTTGAAGTTTATGGTAGGGTCACCCTCACGGGGGTGCCTGAGACTATAGAAACCTATTTTAAACCCCTGGAGATCTGGTTGAATATATCGGTCTTCAGCCCGAAACCTGAACATTTTGTGGCAGTTTTTGAAAACATCACTGAACGTAAAAAGGTAGAGCTGGCCTTGAAGAAGAGTGAAGAAAAATTCAGGAACCTTTTCGAGACCATGGCTCAGGGAGTGGTCTATCAAAATAAGGACGGCTACATAACATCTGCCAACCCTGCAGCACAGGAAATACTGGGATTAACCATGGATCAAATGCAGGGCAGAACTTCCACCGACCCCCGATGGAGATCCATACATGAAGATGGCTCTGATTTCCCGGGTGATACCCATCCTGCCATGATTTCACTTAAAACCGGTGAAAAGATTAAAAACGTGATCATGGGTGTTTTCAATCCTTCTAATGATTCATATCGCTGGATAAATATTAATTCCACTCCCGAGTTCAAGTCAGGTGATAAAGAACCTTCCAGTGTTTACGCCACCTTAGAAGATATTACCGCTGCCAAAATAGCTGAGAAAACATTACGTGAGCGAAACGCCCAGATGGAGGCTATCCTGTCCAATATGAGTGATGCCATTCTTATCATGGATAAAGATGGTAAATTTTTCATGAGCAATGATGCAGCAGTTGATTTCCATCGCTTCAAGACCAGGGAAGAATTCATGGACAAGCTTTCCGATTACTATGAATTATTTGAACTCTGTTCCCTTGAAGGAAAGCCTCTTTCAACCGATGATTGGCCAGGAGTGCGGGCATTAAATGGTGAGACTATCCATGATTATGAAGTTATTCTCAGAAAGACCGATACTGGTGAATCATGGATAGGAAGTTACACAGTTTCTTTAATATATGACGATAATGGTGAATTGGAATTTATGGTTTTCATTTTACGGGATATCACCGAACGTAAACAGGCAGAAATTGCGTTAAAGGAAAGTGAAGAGAAGTACCGTTTACTTTCTGAGAATTCTGGTGATGTGATCTGGTTAATGGACTTTGATTCTCAAAAATTCACCTATGTAAGCCCCTCGGTCTACAAGTTAAGGGGATACACTGTGGAAGAAGTTTTAAACCAGTCCTTGGAAGAAATACTAACCCCAGAATCATACCAGTACCTTGTGGAAAGGTTACCAGTGAAGGTTCAGGCCTTCCTTTCAGGGGATGAATCGGTTAAAATGCAGATATTCCGGGTTGACCAGGTGTGTAAAGATGGCGGCACAGTTCCCACTGAGGTGGTAGCAAATATGATCACCGATGATGAGGGGAATATAAGTGGTTTACTTGCGGTGAGTAGAGATATCACCGAAAGGGTGAAGATGGAAGAAGAAATACAGCAATCACTAGAGGAGAAGGAAATGCTCCTCAAAGAGATCCACCACCGGGTTAAGAACAATCTGATGATTATCGCCAGTCTCCTGAACCTGCAATCACGTTACATTAAGGATAAAGAGGCTTTAGGCATCTTCAAGGAAAGTCAAAACCGGGCCAATTCCATGGCCCTGATCCATGAGAAACTGTACCGATCCACTGATCTTAAGAGGATCAACTTCGGTGAATACATCCGCACCCTGGCCAATGATTTGTTCCGAACCTACACTGATAGTTCTGGCCGTATAAACCTCAACATCGATGTGGAGGATGTTATGATGGACATCAACACCTCCATTCCACTGGGGCTGATGCTTAATGAACTCATATCCAATGCCCTTAAACACGGATTCCCTGAAGGGATGGAAGGTGATATAAACATTTATTTCAATTCAAGGGATGACCAGTACCAGTTAAAGGTGGGGGACACCGGAATATCCTTCCCTGAGGATGTGGACTACCGTAACACGGATTCACTGGGACTGCAACTGGTGAACAATTTAACCAAACAAATTGATGGCCAGATTGAACTGGATACCTCTCAGGGAACTGAATTCACCATCACCTTCAAAGAAGTCAAATACGGTAAATAA
- a CDS encoding cation:proton antiporter, producing the protein MEFQYVAFSVAIIILLGLLFSKLFKQIKLPGLLGMLILGIIIGPYGLNLIDKAILNISGDLRAIALIIILLRAGFGIHMDSLRKVGMSAIKMSFIPDVVEGLTVMFVSHYLLGLPIVEAGMLGFIIAAVSPAVIVPQMLSFIKRRMGTSKGIPLIILTGASVDDVVSITIFSIFLSIYGGQQVNYLMTVLSIPLQFIIGILFGLIIAVILIYLFKHFNIRNTEKTLIILASAIILKNLGDVLSSIVPIAALVGVMVIGFVILQKMPELGTQISSKFDKIWVFAEILLFVLVGAQVNIYLAASFAVVGLTIIIVGLIARSIGVYVSLVGSNLDLQEKIFCIMAYMPKATVQAAIGAIPLSMGVASGQEILAIAVIAILFTAPLGAFGVSVYGEKALKVDENAIKG; encoded by the coding sequence ATGGAATTTCAATATGTTGCCTTTAGCGTAGCCATTATAATACTACTGGGTTTGCTCTTCAGTAAGCTCTTCAAACAGATTAAGCTCCCAGGATTACTTGGAATGCTCATTTTAGGTATAATAATCGGTCCTTATGGATTGAACTTAATTGATAAGGCCATACTAAATATATCTGGAGATTTAAGGGCAATAGCTCTTATTATAATCCTTTTAAGGGCAGGATTCGGAATCCACATGGATAGCTTGCGTAAGGTAGGAATGTCTGCTATTAAAATGAGTTTCATCCCCGATGTGGTGGAAGGGCTCACTGTGATGTTCGTATCCCACTACCTCTTGGGTCTGCCTATTGTTGAGGCGGGTATGCTGGGGTTCATAATTGCAGCGGTATCTCCTGCAGTTATCGTACCCCAGATGCTTTCATTCATCAAGAGAAGAATGGGAACCAGTAAAGGAATACCCCTTATCATTTTAACCGGGGCCTCGGTGGATGATGTGGTTTCCATAACCATATTCTCAATATTTCTTAGTATATACGGAGGCCAACAGGTAAACTACCTAATGACAGTCCTCAGCATTCCCCTACAATTCATTATAGGGATATTATTTGGGCTGATCATTGCAGTTATCCTGATATACCTCTTTAAACACTTCAACATACGCAATACCGAGAAAACACTGATAATATTAGCATCAGCCATCATATTAAAGAATTTAGGAGATGTTTTGAGTAGTATTGTTCCCATTGCTGCCCTGGTAGGGGTTATGGTAATCGGTTTTGTAATACTGCAGAAAATGCCCGAACTGGGTACGCAGATTTCCAGTAAATTCGATAAAATATGGGTATTTGCCGAGATATTGCTCTTTGTTCTGGTGGGAGCCCAGGTAAATATCTACTTAGCTGCATCATTTGCAGTTGTTGGCTTAACCATAATTATAGTCGGCTTAATAGCACGTAGTATAGGAGTATATGTGTCATTGGTAGGTTCAAATCTAGATTTGCAGGAAAAAATATTTTGTATAATGGCATACATGCCTAAAGCCACAGTACAAGCAGCAATTGGCGCTATTCCCCTTTCCATGGGTGTTGCATCTGGACAGGAGATCCTGGCCATAGCTGTAATTGCCATACTATTTACCGCACCTTTAGGTGCATTTGGGGTTAGTGTGTATGGTGAAAAAGCACTTAAAGTTGATGAAAATGCGATTAAGGGTTAA
- a CDS encoding IS630 family transposase, with amino-acid sequence MKVEKWITSEELKKRIREKEKDIKVLNRLHFMNYLYSGCSVPEASDKLGITKVTGYNWLERWNADGYDGLIPRFAGGRPSKLSDKEKRQLKEILRKRDDWTTKEIRNLIHEEFEVEYSLKQVGIILRNMGLKFGKPYPKDYRRPPDAEKQLKKT; translated from the coding sequence ATGAAAGTTGAAAAGTGGATTACTAGCGAAGAGCTCAAAAAACGAATCAGAGAAAAAGAAAAAGACATCAAAGTTTTAAATCGACTACATTTCATGAATTATTTATACAGTGGGTGCAGTGTTCCTGAAGCAAGTGATAAACTGGGAATAACGAAAGTCACAGGTTATAATTGGCTAGAAAGATGGAATGCAGACGGGTATGATGGTTTAATACCCAGATTTGCCGGAGGGAGGCCATCTAAACTTTCAGACAAAGAAAAACGTCAATTAAAAGAAATACTTAGAAAAAGAGATGATTGGACCACCAAAGAGATTCGTAACCTAATCCACGAAGAATTCGAAGTCGAATATAGCTTAAAACAAGTAGGAATCATTCTAAGAAACATGGGCTTAAAATTTGGTAAACCATACCCTAAGGATTATAGAAGACCACCTGACGCTGAAAAACAGTTAAAAAAAACATAG
- a CDS encoding IS630 family transposase, which translates to MGFLDEFSPQSTANTQRVWSTTKPSITKNTTRLKANTMGFYAIKGQSTIDFKEHSRKEEITAFLKQIRTVNPYGRIMIILDNFRSHHAKLTTETAKKLNIDLIFIPPYSPDLKPIEFIWKTIKREISPLFIETREQLRELIEKNYKKCTQSLTYAQKWIKKFLKIS; encoded by the coding sequence ATAGGATTTTTAGATGAATTCTCACCACAAAGCACAGCTAACACACAAAGAGTTTGGTCAACTACCAAACCATCTATAACCAAAAATACCACTCGTTTGAAAGCCAACACAATGGGATTCTACGCAATAAAAGGACAAAGCACCATCGATTTCAAAGAACACTCACGAAAAGAAGAAATAACTGCTTTCCTAAAACAAATAAGAACAGTAAACCCTTATGGCAGAATAATGATCATACTTGACAACTTCAGATCCCACCACGCCAAACTAACCACAGAAACCGCCAAAAAACTCAACATAGACCTCATCTTCATACCACCATACTCACCTGACCTCAAACCCATAGAATTCATCTGGAAAACAATAAAAAGAGAAATATCACCATTATTCATAGAAACACGAGAACAATTACGCGAATTAATAGAAAAAAACTATAAAAAATGCACACAATCCCTAACATATGCCCAAAAATGGATAAAAAAATTCTTAAAAATAAGTTAA
- a CDS encoding acetate--CoA ligase family protein, whose protein sequence is MLEMFNAKSVAVIGASETKGKIGYDLMKSLLNYYKGKIVPINPKGGEVMGLTAYKSIKEHGPVDLAVIVIPSHLIPTTVEECGETGIKNIVVISAGFKEVDQEGARLENQLVEICKEYNIKLVGPNCLGVMDTYNNMNASFSSDIAHKGKISFMTQSGAIMAAILDYADKKNIGFSRIVSLGNKAVINENDCMKDFMEDENTEVITAYLEGIVDGPGFIDACRRASQKKPVLVIKSGTTSKGSEAVSSHTGTIAGSDSAYEAAFSQCGIIRVNSLDEMMDYSSALALSPLPNGKKIAIITNAGGPAIMTTDAAIKAGLEMAELTTETKARLNEGLPDTASVKNPVDVLGDASPERYAFTLETVLEDPNVDGVIYLVTPQSVTEPEGIAQVAIDHTKKTEKPILCSFFGGTRFEGAEKLLAAEQVPNYLYPKRAVKSMKTLSDYTLIRKQEYPKSPEFDADKNLVKNIIEDAREKGKHTLGLESLDILKAYGIPTVGTAITTNLEETVKAAEKIGYPLVMKIVSPQISHKSDVGGIKLNLTSAEEVKVAYEDMMMNIPLKEPEADLEGVQLQKMLTGGTEVIIGMVQDPTFGSMLMFGLGGIYVEVLEDVNFAIAPVNEMEAKDMIRKIRTHELLEGVRGAKPKDVDSIVDIILRISQLVTDFPEINEFEINPLMVFDEGDGALAVDMRLMLKEGDKSDLLQSSPRSTSLKTKC, encoded by the coding sequence ATGCTTGAAATGTTTAATGCTAAATCAGTTGCAGTAATAGGTGCATCAGAGACAAAGGGTAAAATTGGTTACGACTTGATGAAATCCCTTTTAAATTATTACAAAGGTAAAATCGTCCCCATCAACCCCAAAGGTGGTGAAGTCATGGGACTTACGGCCTATAAATCCATTAAAGAACACGGCCCAGTGGACCTGGCAGTTATAGTCATCCCATCACACCTGATCCCCACCACAGTGGAAGAATGTGGAGAAACTGGAATAAAAAACATAGTTGTGATCTCCGCAGGATTCAAGGAAGTGGACCAGGAAGGAGCAAGACTGGAAAACCAGCTGGTGGAAATATGCAAGGAATACAACATTAAACTGGTGGGCCCCAATTGTCTGGGAGTAATGGACACCTACAATAACATGAACGCATCATTCTCCTCAGACATCGCCCATAAAGGAAAAATATCCTTCATGACCCAGTCCGGAGCCATCATGGCCGCCATCCTGGATTACGCTGATAAGAAGAACATCGGGTTTTCCAGGATTGTCAGCCTGGGAAACAAGGCAGTGATCAATGAAAACGATTGTATGAAGGATTTCATGGAAGATGAAAACACCGAAGTAATAACTGCCTACCTGGAAGGTATAGTTGACGGGCCCGGTTTCATTGATGCCTGTAGGAGGGCATCACAGAAAAAGCCAGTCCTGGTTATAAAGTCCGGAACCACCTCCAAGGGATCAGAGGCAGTGTCCTCACACACAGGTACCATTGCTGGATCTGATTCTGCCTACGAAGCAGCCTTCTCCCAGTGTGGGATCATCCGGGTTAATTCCCTGGATGAGATGATGGATTACAGCAGTGCCCTGGCCCTGTCGCCCCTACCTAATGGTAAGAAGATAGCCATAATCACCAATGCCGGTGGACCAGCAATTATGACCACTGACGCTGCCATAAAAGCCGGGCTGGAAATGGCTGAGCTCACCACTGAAACCAAGGCCCGGTTAAATGAAGGATTACCAGATACTGCCAGTGTGAAGAATCCAGTGGATGTTTTGGGTGATGCCAGCCCCGAGAGATATGCCTTCACCCTGGAAACCGTGTTGGAGGATCCCAATGTGGATGGGGTGATCTACCTGGTAACACCCCAATCAGTCACTGAGCCAGAGGGAATTGCCCAGGTGGCAATTGATCATACGAAAAAAACTGAAAAACCAATTCTGTGCAGTTTCTTTGGAGGAACACGTTTTGAAGGGGCAGAAAAACTATTAGCCGCAGAACAGGTACCCAATTACCTTTACCCTAAAAGGGCAGTTAAGAGTATGAAAACCCTCTCTGATTACACCCTAATCCGGAAACAGGAATATCCCAAATCTCCGGAATTTGATGCTGATAAAAATCTGGTTAAAAACATTATAGAGGATGCACGGGAAAAGGGTAAACACACCCTGGGATTGGAGTCACTGGACATATTAAAGGCCTATGGAATCCCCACCGTGGGCACTGCCATCACCACTAACCTGGAAGAGACTGTGAAAGCCGCCGAGAAAATAGGATACCCCCTGGTTATGAAGATCGTCTCCCCCCAGATTTCACACAAGTCTGATGTGGGTGGAATTAAGCTCAACCTTACCAGTGCTGAGGAAGTGAAGGTTGCCTATGAGGATATGATGATGAACATACCATTAAAGGAGCCAGAAGCTGATCTGGAGGGTGTTCAGTTACAGAAAATGTTAACTGGTGGTACTGAAGTTATCATTGGTATGGTGCAGGATCCCACCTTTGGTTCCATGCTCATGTTTGGACTGGGCGGGATATATGTGGAAGTCCTGGAAGATGTTAATTTCGCCATTGCCCCGGTAAATGAGATGGAAGCCAAGGATATGATAAGGAAGATCAGAACCCATGAACTCCTGGAGGGAGTTCGGGGAGCTAAGCCCAAGGATGTGGATTCCATTGTGGATATAATTCTCCGTATATCACAACTGGTCACTGACTTCCCGGAGATCAACGAGTTTGAAATCAACCCATTAATGGTATTTGATGAAGGAGACGGAGCACTCGCCGTGGACATGAGGCTGATGTTAAAAGAAGGAGACAAAAGCGATCTCCTACAGAGTTCACCCCGATCCACAAGTCTTAAAACAAAATGTTAG